The following coding sequences are from one Ooceraea biroi isolate clonal line C1 chromosome 5, Obir_v5.4, whole genome shotgun sequence window:
- the LOC105275134 gene encoding origin recognition complex subunit 4, which produces MSKKEMMIDFQDNMILLTRKYLKRRIMCPETKFRHHAKERLHLLELVKCTIDMGESNSALLIGPRGSGKTTLVNSVLKELFAIKRFKDNALVVNLNGIVHVDDRLALKDITRQMQLENVVGDKVFGAFSENLNFLLDCLKSGDKKRSKPIIFVLDEFDLFCGHHKQTLLYNLFDVAQSAQVPICVLGITSRLDVTELLEKRVKSRFSHRLIFLFPGDTSSSEESASAFDDRLELFRDLLSLPDDENVNKVEQQYDDCTIEPQFGSMWNEYVKTLTANVTMVNLLKRMYHIDVSERSFRNFLALVVSMLSEKHQKLEVNDFVEASKIFMQDDKLLMLEGLSILEICLIISMKHETEIYDGEPLTFERIYNRYAKFVNQNSSIQSVQKPVIMKAFERIKNLEIVIPMGKNTKKCEKEYQYYKFTMTPQQVMEVVKTYPGLPTEVAQWASSSI; this is translated from the exons TGAAGCGGAGAATAATGTGTCCCGAGACCAAGTTCCGGCATCATGCTAAAGAGCGGCTACACCTGCTGGAACTGGTGAAGTGTACTATTGACATGGGTGAGAGCAACTCGGCCTTATTAATCGGACCTAGAGGCAGTGGAAAAACAACG CTCGTCAATAGCGTCCTAAAAGAATTATTCGCTATAAAGAGATTTAAAGATAACGCACTAGTGGTAAATCTCAACGGTATAGTTCACGTCGATGATCGTTTAGCCCTGAAGGATATAACTCGTCAGATGCAGCTAGAGAACGTAGTGGGCGATAAGGTTTTCGGCGCGTTCTCGGAAAACCTAAATTTCCTCTTAGACTGTCTAAAATCGGGCGACAAAAAGCGCTCGAAACCGATCATCTTTGTGCTTGACGAATTCGATCTATTCTGTGGACATCACAAGCAGACATTGTTGTACAATCTCTTTGACGTTGCTCAATCGGCGCAA GTGCCGATATGCGTGTTAGGAATAACGAGCAGATTGGACGTGACGGAATTGCTGGAGAAGCGAGTCAAGTCACGATTCTCGCATCGCCTGATATTCCTGTTCCCGGGCGACACGTCGTCCTCGGAGGAGTCCGCGTCCGCGTTCGACGATCGCCTGGAACTCTTTCGAGATCTCCTCAGCTTACCCGACGACGAGAACGTGAACAAAGTGGAGCAGCAGTACGACGACTGCACAATCGAGCCGCAATTTGGCTCCATGTGGAATGAATACGTCAAGACTCTGACCGCCAACGTCACGATGGTCAACTTGCTGAAGAGGATGTACCACATTGACGTGAGCGAGAGGAGCTTCCGAAATTTCCTCGCGTTGGTCGTCTCGATGTTGTCCGAGAAGCATCAGAAACTGGAAGTGAACGACTTCGTAGAGGCGAGCAAAATTTTTATGCAGGACGACAAGTTGTTGATGCTCGAGGGATTGTCCATTTTGGAGATATGTCTG ATAATATCGATGAAGCATGAGACGGAAATTTACGACGGCGAACCGCTGACTTTCGAGAGGATCTACAACCGTTACGCCAAGTTTGTCAATCAGAATTCCTCCATACAGTCTGTCCAGAAGCCGGTTATCATGAAAGCCTTCGAGCGCATCAAG AACTTGGAAATTGTGATACCAATGGGAAAAAACACGAAGAAGTGCGAGAAGGAGTACCAGTATTACAAATTCACGATGACACCTCAGCAAGTTATGGAGGTTGTCAAAACATATCCAGGTCTTCCCACGGAAGTTGCTCAGTGGGCGTCAAGCAGTATATAA
- the LOC105275132 gene encoding putative ammonium transporter 3 isoform X1, with translation MEVANYEKNYTNVTAVNRYISSLYNISQEDSNWIVTSSFMILTMQTGFGMLESGCVSLKNEVNIMMKNVVDIVLGGLTYWIFGFGFSFGMYEPNNPLIGIGGLLLDPPIDDEYMGSICAAFLFQLSFATTSTTIVSGAMAERCNFKAYCLFSFLNTIVYCLPAGWVWGDHGFLNRMGVVDIAGSGPVHLVGGVSALACAIMLGPRVGRYDNGIDPLPLGCPVNAIMGLFVLWWGWLAFNSGSTYGVTGDRWKYAARAAVSTMMGSMGGGLVGLGFSLTNPNGIDILSQINGILGALVAITGGCFLYSAWEAMVIGMIGGFITCISMPALDKIRIDDPVGAAATHGASGIWGVVAIGLFADNPYPLDTTSGRKGLFKGGGWYLLGVQSLSALCLSAWSFISSIILLWLIDKVIPIRMSVYEEVLGADLVEHRIRHSQIGVSRAMSALRPFTMEKQLKAVHPVGINPGHDSYLIRHKSKKLENFLKSEKQSSKKLVKKNSQIQTIADSKVAATKPKFAWVD, from the exons ATGGAAGTGGcgaattatgaaaaaaattatacaaatgttACAGCTGTTAATAGATATATCAGTTCGTTATACAATATCAGCCAGGAGGACAGTAACTGGATTGTCACGAGTTCCTTTATGATTCTGACAATGCAAACAg GTTTCGGAATGTTAGAGTCCGGCTGCGTGTCTCTAAAAAACGAGGTCAATATCATGATGAAGAACGTGGTCGATATAGTCCTCGGTGGTCTGACTTACTGGATCTTTGGATTCGGATTTAGCTTTGGCATGTACGAGCCCAACAATCCGCTAATTGGCATCGGTGGTCTACTCTTGGATCCACCCATCGACGATGAGTACATGGGCTCCATTTGCGCTGCGTTCTTGTTTCAATTGAGCTTCGCCACCACCTCCACGACCATCGTCAGCGGTGCTATGGCTGAGCG ATGTAACTTCAAGGCGTATTGCCTCTTTTCGTTTCTCAACACGATCGTGTACTGCCTGCCAGCCGGATGGGTATGGGGCGACCACGGCTTCCTGAACCGCATGGGAGTCGTCGATATCGCCGGCTCGGGACCAGTGCATCTGGTTGGCGGTGTTTCAG CGCTCGCTTGCGCGATCATGCTTGGTCCCAGAGTAGGCAGATACGACAACGGCATCGACCCCTTACCGCTGGGATGTCCCGTCAACGCGATTATGGGATTATTTGTATTATG GTGGGGCTGGCTAGCGTTCAACAGCGGCAGTACTTATGGAGTAACCGGCGATCGGTGGAAGTACGCCGCTCGAGCGGCAGTTTCGACAATGATGGGCAGCATGGGAGGCGGTTTGGTCGGTCTAGGGTTCAGCTTGACTAATCCGAATGGCATTGATATCCTTAGCCAGATAAATGGTATCCTGGGCGCACTGGTGGCTATTACCG GTGGATGTTTTCTATATTCAGCCTGGGAAGCGATGGTAATTGGCATGATAGGTGGTTTTATTACGTGTATCTCGATGCCAGCGTTAGATAAAATTCGCATAGACGATCCTGTTGGAGCCGCTGCCACTcatg GTGCGAGTGGTATTTGGGGAGTAGTCGCCATAGGCTTATTCGCTGACAATCCATATCCTCTCGATACTACCAGTGGAAGAAAGGGTTTGTTCAAAG GAGGAGGCTGGTATCTGTTAGGAGTACAAAGCTTGTCTGCACTCTGTTTATCAGCTTGGAGTTTCATCAGCTCCATCATATTATTATGG CTCATAGACAAAGTAATACCGATTAGAATGTCAGTCTACGAGGAAGTTCTCGGGGCGGATCTGGTAGAGCATAGGATACGTCATTCGCAG ATAGGTGTAAGTCGCGCTATGTCGGCACTTCGCCCGTTTACCATGGAGAAACAATTAAAGGCCGTACATCCCGTGGGCATAAATCCCG GTCACGATTCTTATCTTATTCGGCATAAGAGTAAAAAGTTGGAgaattttttgaaatccgaAAAACAGTCGTCGAAGAAATTGGTGAAAAAAAATTCTCAAATTCAAACGATAGCGGACTCCAAGGTGGCGGCGACGAAGCCAAAGTTTGCGTGGGTGGATTAG
- the LOC105275132 gene encoding putative ammonium transporter 3 isoform X2, translating into MEVANYEKNYTNVTAVNRYISSLYNISQEDSNWIVTSSFMILTMQTGFGMLESGCVSLKNEVNIMMKNVVDIVLGGLTYWIFGFGFSFGMYEPNNPLIGIGGLLLDPPIDDEYMGSICAAFLFQLSFATTSTTIVSGAMAERCNFKAYCLFSFLNTIVYCLPAGWVWGDHGFLNRMGVVDIAGSGPVHLVGGVSALACAIMLGPRVGRYDNGIDPLPLGCPVNAIMGLFVLWWGWLAFNSGSTYGVTGDRWKYAARAAVSTMMGSMGGGLVGLGFSLTNPNGIDILSQINGILGALVAITGGCFLYSAWEAMVIGMIGGFITCISMPALDKIRIDDPVGAAATHGASGIWGVVAIGLFADNPYPLDTTSGRKGLFKGGGWYLLGVQSLSALCLSAWSFISSIILLWLIDKVIPIRMSVYEEVLGADLVEHRIRHSQIGVSRAMSALRPFTMEKQLKAVHPVGINPATTRLSLMQVTILILFGIRVKSWRIF; encoded by the exons ATGGAAGTGGcgaattatgaaaaaaattatacaaatgttACAGCTGTTAATAGATATATCAGTTCGTTATACAATATCAGCCAGGAGGACAGTAACTGGATTGTCACGAGTTCCTTTATGATTCTGACAATGCAAACAg GTTTCGGAATGTTAGAGTCCGGCTGCGTGTCTCTAAAAAACGAGGTCAATATCATGATGAAGAACGTGGTCGATATAGTCCTCGGTGGTCTGACTTACTGGATCTTTGGATTCGGATTTAGCTTTGGCATGTACGAGCCCAACAATCCGCTAATTGGCATCGGTGGTCTACTCTTGGATCCACCCATCGACGATGAGTACATGGGCTCCATTTGCGCTGCGTTCTTGTTTCAATTGAGCTTCGCCACCACCTCCACGACCATCGTCAGCGGTGCTATGGCTGAGCG ATGTAACTTCAAGGCGTATTGCCTCTTTTCGTTTCTCAACACGATCGTGTACTGCCTGCCAGCCGGATGGGTATGGGGCGACCACGGCTTCCTGAACCGCATGGGAGTCGTCGATATCGCCGGCTCGGGACCAGTGCATCTGGTTGGCGGTGTTTCAG CGCTCGCTTGCGCGATCATGCTTGGTCCCAGAGTAGGCAGATACGACAACGGCATCGACCCCTTACCGCTGGGATGTCCCGTCAACGCGATTATGGGATTATTTGTATTATG GTGGGGCTGGCTAGCGTTCAACAGCGGCAGTACTTATGGAGTAACCGGCGATCGGTGGAAGTACGCCGCTCGAGCGGCAGTTTCGACAATGATGGGCAGCATGGGAGGCGGTTTGGTCGGTCTAGGGTTCAGCTTGACTAATCCGAATGGCATTGATATCCTTAGCCAGATAAATGGTATCCTGGGCGCACTGGTGGCTATTACCG GTGGATGTTTTCTATATTCAGCCTGGGAAGCGATGGTAATTGGCATGATAGGTGGTTTTATTACGTGTATCTCGATGCCAGCGTTAGATAAAATTCGCATAGACGATCCTGTTGGAGCCGCTGCCACTcatg GTGCGAGTGGTATTTGGGGAGTAGTCGCCATAGGCTTATTCGCTGACAATCCATATCCTCTCGATACTACCAGTGGAAGAAAGGGTTTGTTCAAAG GAGGAGGCTGGTATCTGTTAGGAGTACAAAGCTTGTCTGCACTCTGTTTATCAGCTTGGAGTTTCATCAGCTCCATCATATTATTATGG CTCATAGACAAAGTAATACCGATTAGAATGTCAGTCTACGAGGAAGTTCTCGGGGCGGATCTGGTAGAGCATAGGATACGTCATTCGCAG ATAGGTGTAAGTCGCGCTATGTCGGCACTTCGCCCGTTTACCATGGAGAAACAATTAAAGGCCGTACATCCCGTGGGCATAAATCCCG CAACGACTCGTTTATCTTTGATGCAGGTCACGATTCTTATCTTATTCGGCATAAGAGTAAAAAGTTGGAgaattttttga